A genomic region of Cyprinus carpio isolate SPL01 chromosome B13, ASM1834038v1, whole genome shotgun sequence contains the following coding sequences:
- the tuba4l gene encoding tubulin, alpha 4 like, with protein MRECISIHIGQAGIQMGNSCWELYCLEHGFQPDGTIVADGSSLVDSSFGTFFSETGAGKYVPRAVFIDLEPTVVDEIRNGHYRQLYHPEQLISGKEDAANNYARGHYTIGKEIVDSVLDRMRKMADQCTGLQGFLIFHSFGGGTGSGFTSLLMERLSVDYGKKSKLEFSVYPAPQVSTAVVEPYNSILTTHTTLEHSDCSFMVDNEAIFDICKRNLDIERPSYTNLNRLIAQIVSSITASLRFDGALNVDLTEFQTNLVPYPRIHFPLVTYAPIISAEKAYHEQLSVPEITNACFEPANQMVKCDPRRGKYMACCLLYRGDVVPKDVNAAIANIKTRRSIQFVDWCPTGFKVGINYQPPTVVPGGDLAKVQRAVCMLSNTTAIAEAWGRLDHKFDLMYAKRAFVHWYVGEGMEEGEFSEAREDMAALEKDYEEVGADSTEDGGEDEEEY; from the exons ATG AGGGAGTGTATTTCCATACATATTGGTCAAGCAGGTATCCAGATGGGTAACTCCTGCTGGGAGCTGTATTGTTTGGAGCATGGCTTCCAGCCGGATGGCACCATTGTTGCTGATGGCAGCTCACTGGTTGACTCCTCTTTTGGCACTTTCTTCAGTGAAACTGGTGCCGGGAAGTACGTTCCTCGTGCCGTTTTCATTGATCTAGAGCCGACAGTTGTTG ACGAGATCCGTAATGGGCATTATCGACAACTGTACCACCCTGAGCAGCTCATCAGTGGCAAGGAGGATGCTGCCAATAATTATGCTCGTGGTCACTATACTATCGGCAAAGAGATCGTAGACTCTGTGCTTGACCGGATGCGCAAAATG GCGGACCAGTGCACTGGTCTGCAGGGGTTCCTGATCTTTCACAGCTTTGGTGGCGGGACAGGCTCTGGCTTCACATCTCTACTGATGGAGCGACTGTCTGTCGACTACGGTAAAAAGTCAAAGTTGGAGTTCTCTGTATATCCTGCCCCACAAGTCAGCACTGCTGTGGTGGAGCCCTACAACTCGATCCTTACAACCCACACTACTCTGGAGCACTCCGACTGCTCCTTTATGGTGGATAACGAAGCCATCTTTGACATCTGCAAGCGAAACCTCGACATCGAGCGTCCCTCCTACACCAACCTGAACAGGCTCATTGCCCAGATTGTGTCCTCCATTACAGCGTCACTGCGCTTCGATGGAGCCCTAAATGTGGACCTTACGGAGTTCCAGACCAACCTGGTCCCGTACCCACGCATCCACTTCCCGCTGGTCACCTACGCTCCCATCATTTCTGCTGAGAAGGCCTACCACGAGCAGCTCTCCGTACCAGAGATCACCAATGCCTGCTTTGAGCCAGCGAACCAGATGGTAAAGTGTGACCCTCGCCGTGGAAAATACATGGCCTGCTGTTTGCTGTACCGTGGTGACGTGGTTCCGAAAGATGTGAACGCTGCCATAGCCAACATCAAGACGCGCCGCTCCATCCAGTTTGTAGACTGGTGTCCCACGGGGTTCAAGGTTGGAATCAACTACCAGCCGCCCACCGTTGTCCCAGGAGGGGATCTGGCCAAGGTGCAGAGGGCCGTCTGCATGCTGAGTAACACCACTGCTATTGCAGAGGCGTGGGGTCGTCTGGACCACAAGTTTGACCTGATGTATGCAAAGAGGGCTTTTGTGCACTGGTACGTGGGTGAAGGGATGGAGGAAGGGGAGTTTTCAGAGGCACGAGAAGACATGGCTGCCCTGGAGAAGGACTATGAGGAGGTTGGTGCTGATTCCACTGAGGACGGTGGGGAGGATGAAGAGGAGTATTAA